One segment of Streptosporangium brasiliense DNA contains the following:
- a CDS encoding universal stress protein has protein sequence MTESIAVGTDGSAAATAALAWAVDDAVRRGLPLRIVHAVDRWPHDVAELPAPGRPDHLSRLGEQVLAEALTASAERGPEVCVTTELIEGPPVEVLREQAGAAVELVIGSRGLGGFAGSLLGSVPIRVAGHVPGAVVVVRPGGGQTRGEVVVGIDGSAECEPALGFAFEQAGLRGCPLRVVYAWQAPVHGVTPEGARDMDEIREGQRRMAADRLVEWREAFPAVDVVQEVTCAHPVPALVAASARADLLVMGSRGLGAVGSVLLGSVSRGVLHHAHGPVAVVRS, from the coding sequence ATGACTGAATCGATCGCCGTCGGAACGGACGGCTCGGCCGCCGCGACCGCAGCCCTGGCCTGGGCGGTCGATGACGCCGTCCGCAGGGGCTTGCCCTTGCGGATCGTTCACGCCGTGGACCGCTGGCCGCACGACGTCGCCGAACTTCCCGCACCGGGTCGGCCCGACCACTTGTCGCGCCTGGGTGAGCAGGTGCTCGCCGAGGCGCTCACGGCCTCCGCCGAACGCGGGCCGGAGGTCTGCGTGACCACCGAGTTGATCGAAGGGCCGCCGGTCGAGGTCCTGCGCGAGCAGGCCGGGGCGGCCGTCGAGTTGGTGATCGGCAGTCGTGGCCTGGGGGGTTTCGCCGGATCACTCCTCGGTTCGGTCCCCATCCGTGTGGCGGGTCACGTGCCCGGTGCCGTGGTGGTCGTCCGGCCGGGTGGCGGACAGACACGCGGTGAAGTGGTCGTGGGCATCGACGGTTCCGCCGAATGCGAGCCCGCTCTGGGCTTTGCCTTCGAACAGGCCGGACTGCGCGGATGCCCGTTGCGGGTGGTCTACGCCTGGCAGGCACCGGTTCACGGGGTCACGCCTGAGGGCGCCCGCGACATGGACGAGATTCGGGAGGGACAACGCCGGATGGCCGCGGATCGGCTGGTCGAGTGGAGAGAGGCGTTCCCCGCGGTCGATGTCGTACAAGAGGTGACGTGCGCGCACCCGGTACCGGCTCTCGTGGCCGCCTCGGCACGAGCCGACCTGCTCGTCATGGGGTCCCGCGGCCTCGGCGCCGTCGGATCGGTCCTTCTGGGCTCCGTCAGCCGGGGCGTGCTGCACCACGCGCACGGCCCGGTGGCGGTCGTCCGATCCTGA
- a CDS encoding HAD family hydrolase, which translates to MAPSVVVDLERTAAMIFDTDGVITDTAMVHAAAWKRVFDAFLRERAERSGEWLRPFDTGEDYLRHVDGKSRTDGVRDFLGSRGIVPDPGTVADLAARKDASFLSEIHEHGVAPFPATAELARELRRRGVRTAAVSASRNCAEVLRAAGVTDLFDIRVDGVDAARLGLAGKPDPALFLRAARRLAVKPGEAAVVEDSLAGVQAARAGGFGVVIGVARRGNGESLQAAGADLVVADLAQLQLHGRRCEPLAPHL; encoded by the coding sequence ATGGCGCCTTCCGTAGTCGTGGACCTTGAACGGACAGCCGCGATGATCTTCGACACCGATGGGGTCATCACCGACACGGCCATGGTGCACGCCGCCGCGTGGAAACGGGTGTTCGACGCCTTCCTGCGCGAGCGCGCCGAGCGGTCCGGGGAGTGGTTGCGGCCGTTCGACACGGGCGAGGACTACCTTCGTCACGTCGATGGAAAGTCCAGGACCGACGGTGTCCGCGACTTCCTCGGCTCCCGCGGCATCGTGCCGGACCCGGGCACGGTGGCCGATCTCGCTGCGCGCAAGGACGCCTCCTTCCTGTCGGAGATCCATGAGCACGGCGTGGCCCCCTTCCCGGCGACCGCCGAACTGGCACGCGAGCTACGCCGCCGCGGCGTGCGTACGGCCGCTGTCTCAGCCAGCCGTAACTGCGCCGAGGTACTTCGCGCGGCCGGAGTCACCGATCTGTTCGACATCCGGGTCGACGGCGTGGACGCCGCCCGGCTGGGACTGGCGGGGAAACCCGACCCGGCGCTGTTCCTGCGGGCGGCTCGGCGGCTCGCCGTCAAGCCGGGCGAGGCGGCGGTGGTGGAGGACTCCCTCGCTGGTGTGCAGGCGGCCAGGGCGGGAGGCTTCGGCGTCGTCATCGGTGTCGCCCGGCGCGGGAACGGAGAGTCCCTGCAGGCCGCCGGCGCCGATCTCGTCGTCGCCGACCTGGCCCAACTACAACTTCACGGGAGAAGATGTGAACCCTTGGCTCCTCACCTATGA
- a CDS encoding glycoside hydrolase family 65 protein: MNPWLLTYDGSDPTREGLREALTTLGNGYFATRGAVPESHADGVHYPGTYVAGCYDRLVSQVAGRSTENEDLVNVPNWLPLTFRADGGDWFAPGDAEILAQRHTLDMRQGVLTRLLRVRDSRGRITRVEQRRLVSMDDPHLAALTMTVVAENWSGPLEIRSVLDGRVTNAGVARYRGLADQHLVPICGHAAHGVIELLARTATSRVEIALAARTTLAGGPCRTGVEEGWVSDERTVEVKAGEAVTVEKVVALYTSRDRAITESEAAARAAVVRAGGFSSLLKRHARAWDRLWQRAHVTAEDVEAQQILNLCLFHLLQTASPHLAELDAGLPARGLHGEAYRGHVFWDELFAFPFLAPRFPDITQALLRYRWRRLPEARWAAHAAGRTGAMFPWQSGSDGREETPDLHLNPRSGRWLPDRSHLQRHVGLAVAYNVWQHYRATKDTAFLAGFGGELLLEVARFFASIATREEGRYAIRGVMGPDEYHDGYPGRAEPGLDNNAYTNVMTAWLMRRVLDMIDLVGAAGVSRQELDLFTDMSRRMRVDFHDGVISQFEGYAALEELDWAAYREKYTDIRRLDRILEAEGDTPNRYKVSKQADVLMLLHLLGQEGVGEILTGLGYEWNAEMAARTVDYYLARTCHGSTLSAVVHAGVLARLRPGASHPFLVEALNNDVKDLQGGTTAEGIHLGAMAGVVCLFEAQARP, from the coding sequence GTGAACCCTTGGCTCCTCACCTATGACGGCTCCGATCCCACGCGGGAGGGGCTGAGGGAGGCGCTGACCACACTCGGCAACGGCTACTTCGCCACCCGGGGCGCCGTGCCGGAATCACATGCCGACGGGGTGCACTATCCCGGCACCTACGTCGCCGGCTGCTACGACCGGCTCGTCTCCCAGGTCGCGGGCCGCTCGACGGAGAACGAAGATCTCGTCAACGTGCCGAACTGGCTGCCGCTGACCTTCCGCGCCGACGGCGGTGACTGGTTCGCTCCCGGCGACGCCGAGATCCTGGCCCAGCGTCATACGCTCGACATGCGCCAGGGGGTTCTCACCCGGCTGCTGCGCGTCCGCGACTCCCGGGGGCGGATCACCCGGGTGGAGCAGCGTCGCCTGGTCTCGATGGACGACCCTCACCTGGCGGCTCTGACCATGACGGTCGTCGCGGAGAACTGGAGCGGACCGTTGGAGATCCGCTCGGTGCTTGACGGGCGCGTCACCAACGCCGGCGTCGCCCGCTACCGCGGGCTGGCCGACCAGCACCTGGTGCCGATCTGTGGGCACGCCGCCCACGGCGTGATCGAACTGCTGGCACGCACCGCCACCTCCCGTGTGGAGATCGCGCTCGCCGCTCGCACCACGCTGGCCGGCGGGCCCTGCCGTACCGGCGTGGAGGAGGGCTGGGTGAGCGACGAGCGGACCGTCGAGGTGAAAGCGGGCGAGGCGGTCACCGTGGAGAAGGTCGTCGCCCTGTACACCTCCCGGGACCGGGCCATCACCGAGAGCGAGGCCGCGGCCAGAGCCGCGGTCGTGCGCGCGGGCGGCTTCTCGTCCCTGCTCAAGCGGCACGCCCGAGCCTGGGACCGGCTGTGGCAGCGGGCGCACGTCACCGCCGAGGACGTCGAGGCGCAGCAGATCCTCAACCTGTGCCTCTTCCACCTGCTGCAGACGGCCTCCCCGCACCTCGCGGAACTCGATGCCGGGCTGCCGGCCCGGGGCCTGCACGGCGAGGCGTATCGGGGCCATGTGTTCTGGGATGAGCTGTTCGCCTTCCCCTTTCTCGCACCCCGCTTTCCGGACATCACCCAGGCCTTGCTCAGGTACCGGTGGCGGCGCCTGCCCGAGGCGCGCTGGGCCGCCCACGCCGCCGGGCGCACCGGCGCGATGTTCCCCTGGCAGAGCGGCAGCGACGGCCGGGAGGAGACACCGGACCTGCACCTCAACCCCCGCTCCGGCCGCTGGTTGCCCGACCGCTCACACTTGCAGCGCCATGTCGGCCTGGCCGTCGCCTACAACGTGTGGCAGCACTACCGGGCGACCAAGGACACCGCTTTCCTGGCGGGCTTCGGCGGGGAGCTGCTGCTGGAGGTGGCCCGGTTCTTCGCCTCGATCGCGACCCGCGAGGAGGGGCGTTACGCGATCCGCGGCGTGATGGGCCCGGACGAATACCACGACGGCTACCCGGGCCGTGCCGAGCCGGGCCTGGACAACAACGCCTACACCAACGTCATGACCGCGTGGCTGATGCGCCGGGTCCTGGACATGATCGACCTGGTCGGCGCCGCAGGGGTCAGCCGACAGGAGCTCGACCTCTTCACCGACATGTCCCGGCGGATGCGGGTGGACTTCCACGACGGGGTGATCAGCCAGTTCGAGGGATACGCGGCGCTGGAGGAGCTGGACTGGGCCGCCTACCGGGAGAAATACACAGACATCCGGCGGCTGGATCGCATTCTGGAGGCCGAAGGGGACACCCCGAACCGGTACAAGGTCTCCAAGCAGGCCGACGTGCTCATGCTGTTGCACCTGCTGGGACAGGAAGGGGTCGGCGAGATCCTGACCGGCCTCGGCTACGAGTGGAACGCCGAGATGGCGGCACGGACGGTGGACTACTACCTGGCCCGCACCTGCCACGGCTCCACGCTGAGCGCGGTCGTCCACGCCGGGGTGCTGGCACGCCTGCGCCCCGGCGCCTCCCACCCCTTCTTGGTGGAGGCGCTGAACAACGACGTGAAAGACCTCCAGGGAGGCACCACCGCCGAGGGGATCCATCTCGGCGCGATGGCCGGGGTCGTCTGCCTGTTCGAGGCACAGGCTCGACCGTGA
- a CDS encoding HAD-IC family P-type ATPase has protein sequence MTGTDIAALDDDVLAAVAETTTIFARVSPEQKARLIRLLRRRGRDVGFLGDGVNDALALHAADVGIALPSSPLSHALGFTTLPPVFFLTLTGMVIAYLILVESAKKVFFAGPVDRPPTVRRRDHVHHMQRRASRFSHQGPLPGRTGR, from the coding sequence ATGACCGGCACCGACATCGCCGCACTGGACGACGACGTCCTCGCCGCCGTCGCCGAGACCACCACGATCTTCGCCCGGGTCTCTCCGGAGCAGAAAGCGCGGCTGATCCGGCTGCTGCGCCGCCGCGGACGGGACGTGGGATTCCTCGGCGACGGGGTCAACGACGCGCTCGCGCTGCACGCCGCCGACGTCGGGATCGCGCTGCCGTCATCGCCGCTGTCACACGCGCTGGGATTCACCACACTGCCGCCCGTGTTCTTCCTCACCCTGACCGGAATGGTCATCGCCTACCTGATCCTGGTCGAGTCCGCCAAGAAGGTGTTCTTCGCAGGCCCTGTCGACAGGCCGCCCACTGTCCGCCGCCGCGACCATGTCCATCACATGCAGCGCCGGGCCTCCCGGTTCAGCCACCAAGGTCCGCTGCCCGGCCGCACCGGCCGGTGA
- the soxR gene encoding redox-sensitive transcriptional activator SoxR — protein MSTVPWNTKELTIGELSERSGVPASALRFYERQGLIHSRRTTGNQRRYHRTTLRVVAFIRASQNVGIPLSVIGEVLAILPEGAAPTEQFWIRASDCWREELNARIERLERMRDLFTECIGCGCLSFGQCALVNPRDQLAEKGSGPHRLTSEAPAR, from the coding sequence ATGAGCACCGTGCCCTGGAACACCAAGGAACTGACCATCGGCGAGCTCTCTGAGCGCAGCGGCGTGCCCGCCTCGGCGCTGCGCTTCTACGAGCGCCAGGGCCTCATCCACAGCCGCCGCACCACCGGAAACCAGCGCCGCTACCACCGCACGACACTGCGCGTGGTCGCCTTCATCCGCGCCTCGCAGAACGTGGGCATCCCGCTGTCGGTGATCGGCGAGGTCCTGGCCATCCTGCCCGAAGGCGCCGCCCCGACCGAGCAGTTCTGGATCCGAGCCTCCGACTGCTGGCGCGAGGAGCTCAACGCCCGTATCGAACGGCTGGAGCGGATGCGCGACCTGTTCACCGAATGCATCGGCTGCGGCTGCCTGTCCTTCGGACAGTGTGCCCTGGTCAACCCTCGCGACCAGCTCGCCGAGAAGGGTAGCGGACCCCACCGCCTCACCTCAGAAGCACCGGCCCGGTAG